One part of the Nostoc sp. PCC 7120 = FACHB-418 genome encodes these proteins:
- a CDS encoding thioredoxin family protein, which translates to MSKGVITITDAEFESEVLKAEQPVLVYFWASWCGPCQLMSPLINLAANTYSDRLKVVKLEIDPNPTTVKKYKVEGVPALRLVKGEQILDSTEGVISKDKLLSFLDTHLNNN; encoded by the coding sequence ATGAGTAAGGGTGTAATCACCATAACTGATGCTGAGTTTGAAAGCGAAGTGTTGAAAGCCGAGCAGCCTGTATTAGTTTATTTCTGGGCTTCTTGGTGCGGGCCGTGCCAGTTGATGTCACCACTGATTAATTTAGCGGCTAATACCTACAGCGATCGCTTGAAAGTCGTCAAACTGGAAATTGATCCTAATCCCACAACTGTCAAAAAATACAAGGTAGAAGGCGTACCAGCCCTCAGATTAGTAAAAGGAGAACAGATATTAGACTCTACCGAAGGAGTGATTAGTAAAGATAAATTACTCAGTTTCCTAGATACGCATTTAAATAATAATTAG
- a CDS encoding PspA/IM30 family protein has protein sequence MGLFDRIKRVVSANLNDLVNKAEDPEKMLEQAILEMQEDLVQLRQGVAQAIAAQKRTEKQYSDAQNEINKWQRNAQLALQKGDENLARQALERKKTYTETGTALKTSLDQQSTQVETLKRNLIQLESKISEAKTKKEMLKARITTAKAQEQLEGMVRGMNSSSAMAAFERMEEKVLMQEARAQSAAELAGADLETQFARLESGSDVDDELAALKASLAPAPEQNLLPPQQQEQQSTAPKSKEVVDSELDALRKQLDQL, from the coding sequence ATGGGATTATTTGATCGCATTAAGCGAGTAGTCAGTGCTAACCTCAATGATTTAGTCAATAAGGCCGAAGATCCAGAAAAAATGCTGGAGCAAGCCATCCTGGAAATGCAGGAAGACTTGGTACAGTTACGTCAAGGAGTAGCTCAAGCGATCGCTGCCCAAAAACGTACAGAGAAACAATATAGTGATGCCCAAAATGAAATTAATAAGTGGCAACGCAATGCCCAATTAGCTTTGCAGAAAGGTGACGAGAACCTAGCCAGACAAGCCCTAGAGCGGAAAAAGACTTATACCGAAACCGGCACAGCCCTAAAAACTAGCCTAGATCAACAAAGCACTCAAGTTGAAACCCTCAAGCGCAACTTAATCCAGCTAGAAAGCAAGATTTCTGAAGCCAAAACCAAGAAAGAAATGCTCAAAGCGCGGATTACCACCGCCAAAGCCCAAGAGCAACTGGAAGGGATGGTACGTGGTATGAATAGCAGTAGTGCTATGGCTGCCTTTGAGCGCATGGAAGAAAAAGTCTTGATGCAGGAAGCCCGCGCCCAATCAGCAGCAGAGTTAGCCGGAGCAGACCTAGAAACCCAATTTGCCCGCTTAGAATCTGGCAGCGATGTTGATGACGAATTGGCAGCCTTGAAAGCCTCTTTAGCTCCTGCACCTGAGCAAAACCTATTACCCCCACAACAACAGGAACAACAGTCCACTGCGCCTAAATCTAAAGAGGTTGTTGATTCTGAATTGGATGCCCTACGCAAACAATTAGATCAGTTGTAA
- a CDS encoding PspA/IM30 family protein, whose translation MELIKRIQRVISANFNSVVASKEDPEKILEQAVMEMQDNLLQLRQGVAQAIATQKRTERQAASAQSTAEEWYRRAQLALQQGNEPLAREALTKRQSYVDAAKTFSSQIGEQIEIVDRLKKDMRSLELKIAEAKTKKDMYIARARSAEASYKLQEMLSGGSATSSLSAFERMEEKVLQIEAKSELITQMGSDDLQKQFDSLEAANDVDSQLAAMKTQALSAGENTPQQQLPQGENY comes from the coding sequence ATGGAACTGATTAAGCGTATCCAAAGGGTGATTAGCGCTAACTTCAATAGTGTGGTAGCCAGCAAAGAAGATCCAGAAAAAATTCTGGAACAAGCTGTCATGGAAATGCAGGATAACTTGCTGCAATTGCGACAGGGAGTAGCACAGGCGATCGCCACCCAAAAACGCACTGAACGCCAAGCCGCATCTGCCCAGTCCACCGCAGAAGAATGGTATCGCCGCGCTCAATTAGCACTACAACAAGGTAATGAACCTCTGGCGAGAGAAGCCTTGACCAAACGCCAGTCTTATGTAGATGCGGCTAAGACCTTCTCAAGTCAAATAGGAGAGCAAATCGAGATAGTAGATAGACTGAAAAAAGATATGCGCTCACTAGAGTTAAAAATTGCCGAGGCGAAGACTAAAAAAGATATGTATATCGCTCGCGCTCGTTCAGCAGAAGCATCTTACAAACTTCAAGAAATGTTAAGTGGAGGTTCAGCCACTAGCAGCTTGAGTGCTTTTGAGCGGATGGAGGAAAAAGTTTTGCAAATAGAAGCAAAATCAGAACTCATCACTCAAATGGGTAGCGACGACTTGCAAAAACAATTCGATTCTCTAGAAGCGGCTAACGATGTTGATAGTCAACTAGCAGCAATGAAAACCCAAGCCTTAAGCGCAGGAGAAAATACCCCTCAGCAGCAACTACCTCAAGGCGAAAACTATTAA
- a CDS encoding DUF721 domain-containing protein, whose protein sequence is MSFKSVNDILGVLEKQAKWQQQPFQQVCQFWAEVVGSAIASQTQPLSLQRDVLRVATSSAAWAQNLTFSRQTLLLKLNQKLSTPLVDLRFSTAGWQRHPQKGKALPIALHSQHPSYLGDVNEDQGQVTAVNQDVNQVFGHWAKTRQRRSQNLPLCPQCQCPTPPGELQRWGVCGFCSVKQLPQNM, encoded by the coding sequence ATGTCTTTTAAATCTGTTAATGATATTTTAGGTGTTCTGGAAAAGCAGGCGAAATGGCAACAACAACCATTTCAGCAAGTATGCCAGTTTTGGGCAGAAGTTGTAGGTAGTGCCATTGCTTCCCAAACTCAACCTTTATCACTACAGCGTGATGTTTTACGCGTAGCAACTTCTAGCGCCGCTTGGGCGCAAAATTTGACATTTAGCCGTCAAACGTTACTTTTAAAGTTAAATCAAAAGTTATCTACCCCTCTTGTAGATTTGCGTTTTTCTACTGCTGGTTGGCAACGCCATCCACAGAAGGGAAAAGCACTACCAATAGCGTTACATAGCCAACATCCCAGTTATTTGGGTGATGTCAATGAAGACCAGGGTCAAGTAACAGCAGTTAATCAGGATGTGAATCAGGTTTTTGGTCATTGGGCCAAGACAAGGCAGAGGCGATCGCAAAATTTACCCCTTTGTCCTCAATGTCAATGCCCTACGCCACCAGGCGAACTCCAGCGTTGGGGGGTTTGTGGGTTTTGTAGCGTTAAGCAGTTGCCCCAAAATATGTAA
- the menB gene encoding 1,4-dihydroxy-2-naphthoyl-CoA synthase encodes MQIDWQSTKTYEDILYDKADGMAKITINRPHKRNAFRPKTVFELYDAFCDAREDTSIGVVLFTGAGPHTDGKYAFCSGGDQSVRGQAGYVDDAGIPRLNVLDLQRLIRSMPKVVIALVAGYAIGGGHVLHLICDLTIAADNAIFGQTGPKVGSFDGGFGASYLARIVGQKKAREIWFLCRQYDAQQALEMGLVNCVVPIEQLEAEGIKWAGEILEKSPIAIRCLKAAFNADCDGQAGLQELAGNATLLYYMTEEGAEGKQAFLEKRPPNFRDFPWLP; translated from the coding sequence ATGCAAATCGATTGGCAATCTACCAAAACCTACGAAGACATCCTTTATGACAAAGCTGATGGTATGGCTAAAATTACCATCAACCGTCCTCACAAACGCAATGCTTTTCGTCCCAAAACTGTTTTTGAACTGTATGACGCTTTCTGTGATGCTCGTGAAGATACGAGTATTGGCGTAGTTCTCTTTACTGGTGCTGGCCCCCATACTGATGGTAAATATGCCTTCTGTTCAGGTGGAGACCAAAGCGTGCGGGGGCAAGCTGGCTATGTAGATGATGCTGGCATTCCCCGATTAAATGTGCTGGATTTACAACGCCTGATTCGTTCCATGCCAAAAGTGGTAATTGCCTTAGTAGCTGGATATGCGATCGGTGGTGGACACGTCCTACACTTAATTTGTGACCTCACGATCGCTGCTGATAATGCTATTTTTGGGCAGACTGGCCCCAAAGTGGGCAGTTTTGATGGTGGTTTTGGCGCTAGCTATCTCGCCCGGATTGTCGGACAGAAAAAAGCACGAGAAATTTGGTTTCTCTGTCGTCAATATGATGCTCAACAAGCTTTAGAAATGGGTTTAGTAAATTGCGTTGTGCCGATAGAGCAACTAGAAGCAGAAGGAATTAAATGGGCTGGAGAAATTTTAGAAAAAAGCCCTATTGCCATTCGCTGTCTCAAAGCAGCCTTTAATGCTGATTGTGATGGACAAGCAGGTTTACAAGAACTAGCTGGTAATGCCACCTTACTTTATTACATGACAGAAGAAGGTGCTGAAGGTAAACAAGCTTTTTTGGAAAAACGTCCACCAAATTTTCGAGACTTTCCTTGGCTACCGTGA
- a CDS encoding DUF2887 domain-containing protein, with translation MRSLIFSTPVQQQQVDILSSRAIIDLVTTIMVYKFATLSREEIEAMLGLKLEETRVYREAKQEGRGEGRQEGREEGRKRRDRLFSDN, from the coding sequence TTGCGATCGCTAATATTTAGCACCCCAGTCCAGCAACAGCAGGTAGACATCCTGTCATCACGAGCGATAATAGATTTAGTGACTACAATCATGGTCTACAAATTTGCTACCTTAAGTCGAGAGGAAATTGAAGCGATGCTGGGACTAAAGTTGGAAGAAACAAGAGTTTATAGAGAAGCGAAACAAGAAGGACGAGGCGAAGGAAGACAAGAGGGACGGGAAGAGGGACGGAAGAGGCGCGATCGCTTATTCTCCGACAATTAA
- a CDS encoding DUF4351 domain-containing protein, producing the protein MPDEQQRQIEILSLEHLEALAEALFDFSTIADLVGWLQNQATR; encoded by the coding sequence ATTCCCGATGAACAGCAACGCCAGATTGAGATCTTATCCCTAGAACATTTAGAAGCTTTAGCTGAGGCTTTGTTCGATTTCTCGACTATCGCCGATTTGGTAGGGTGGTTGCAAAATCAAGCTACAAGATAA
- a CDS encoding peptide ligase PGM1-related protein, with amino-acid sequence MVTLNHTELESVDQFRSLQCTLRDRWKTIEQFDTGEADIVVIPSLSIDQREIQKVEGCEHYEERLLFSLMRLRNPRTRLIYVTSTPLHPSIIDYYLQLLPGIPFSHARNRLLLLSTYDSSPKPLSQKILERPRLMERIRQALRLEKSFIICYNSTDLEAELSLKLNVPLYAAAPDLQIWGTKSGSRQIFAESGVPHPDGSELVWHYKDLAVVASDLWEREPSLKRMVVKLNEGISGEGNALLDLQPIMNVAPGQGSTAERVAAISDRFSSLRFQAKQENWQNFSGRITELGAIVEAFVEGEIKRSPSVQGRITPTGEVEILSTHDQILGGPDGQIYLGCSFPADERYRLQLQQLGLQVGRKLAEKGALERFGVDFITVDQGNGQWDIQAIEINLRKGGTTHPFMTLKLLTNGRYELSTGLFYSQQGRPKYYIATDNLQKDRYRGLLPNDLMDIIAHHRLHFDSCTETGTVFHLMGCLSQFGKLGLTSIGDSPQQAEDIYNKVVKVLDEETRVNNKQFPLFSDYTFPNSWDGYS; translated from the coding sequence ATGGTAACGCTAAATCATACAGAATTAGAATCAGTTGATCAGTTTCGTAGTCTGCAATGTACTTTACGCGATCGCTGGAAAACTATCGAGCAATTTGATACTGGTGAGGCGGATATTGTCGTTATTCCTTCCTTAAGTATTGACCAGCGCGAAATTCAAAAAGTTGAAGGTTGCGAACATTATGAAGAAAGATTACTTTTTTCTTTGATGCGGTTACGAAATCCCCGTACTAGATTGATTTATGTAACATCAACTCCATTACATCCCAGCATTATCGATTATTATTTGCAACTTTTGCCAGGTATTCCATTTTCTCATGCGCGTAATCGCTTGCTACTGCTTTCGACTTATGATTCTTCTCCTAAACCTCTAAGTCAAAAAATCTTAGAACGTCCCCGTTTAATGGAAAGAATTCGGCAAGCCTTGAGGTTAGAAAAATCATTTATAATTTGCTACAACTCGACAGATTTAGAAGCAGAATTATCACTCAAATTAAATGTACCATTGTATGCTGCTGCACCAGATTTGCAGATTTGGGGGACAAAAAGCGGTAGCCGGCAAATCTTTGCAGAAAGTGGTGTACCCCATCCTGATGGGAGTGAACTGGTTTGGCACTATAAAGATTTAGCAGTAGTGGCTAGTGATTTGTGGGAACGTGAACCTTCCTTAAAACGGATGGTAGTCAAATTAAATGAAGGGATTTCTGGAGAAGGAAACGCCTTGTTAGACTTGCAGCCAATTATGAATGTTGCGCCAGGACAAGGATCGACAGCAGAAAGAGTAGCAGCAATTAGCGATCGCTTTTCTTCTTTGCGCTTTCAAGCCAAGCAAGAAAATTGGCAAAACTTTTCGGGACGAATTACCGAACTAGGGGCAATTGTTGAAGCATTTGTGGAAGGGGAAATTAAGCGATCGCCTAGTGTGCAAGGACGGATCACTCCCACCGGTGAAGTAGAAATTCTCTCAACTCACGACCAAATCCTTGGCGGCCCAGACGGTCAAATTTATTTGGGTTGTAGCTTCCCGGCTGATGAACGCTATCGTTTGCAATTACAACAGTTAGGTTTGCAAGTCGGCAGAAAGCTGGCAGAAAAAGGAGCTTTAGAAAGATTTGGTGTAGATTTTATCACCGTTGACCAAGGTAACGGTCAATGGGATATTCAAGCAATTGAAATTAATCTCCGCAAAGGTGGGACAACCCATCCTTTCATGACCTTAAAATTATTGACTAACGGTCGTTATGAGCTATCGACTGGTTTATTTTATAGTCAACAAGGTCGCCCCAAATACTACATCGCTACAGACAACCTACAAAAAGACCGCTATCGTGGATTATTACCCAACGATTTAATGGATATCATCGCCCATCATAGATTGCACTTCGATAGCTGCACGGAAACTGGGACGGTGTTTCACCTGATGGGTTGTCTGTCTCAGTTTGGCAAGTTAGGATTAACTAGCATTGGTGATTCTCCCCAACAAGCAGAAGATATCTACAACAAAGTTGTCAAAGTTTTGGATGAGGAAACCCGCGTTAATAATAAACAGTTTCCCCTGTTTTCTGATTACACCTTCCCCAATTCCTGGGATGGATATAGTTAA
- a CDS encoding phosphoribulokinase, which produces MSRPIILGIVGDSAAGKTTLTRGIAQVLGPENVTLICTDDYHRYDRQQRAEIGITALHPDCNHLDIMQQHLSLLRTGQPILKPVYSHKTGSFEPPQYIKPNKFVIIEGLLGYSTRAARDCYDVKVYLAPPENLRAKWKVKRDTQKRGYTPEQVLAELEKREPDSEQFIRPQRQWSDIVVSFYPPHEDGDETNGHLNVRLVLRPTIPHPDFTSIINLTNGSSVSAIRLGLDRDMSKPVDVLEVDGHATLEQVNKLEHILCSDMPYLSSVCDRESNPELGKIAGTTGETLQSYPLALTQLIITYHMLKATQIYQ; this is translated from the coding sequence ATGAGCCGTCCAATAATTCTTGGTATTGTTGGTGATAGTGCTGCTGGCAAAACTACACTAACTAGGGGCATTGCTCAGGTACTGGGGCCAGAAAATGTCACACTCATCTGCACAGATGATTATCATCGGTACGATCGCCAACAACGTGCAGAAATAGGAATTACCGCTCTCCACCCCGATTGTAACCATTTGGATATTATGCAGCAGCATCTATCGCTGCTACGCACAGGACAACCAATTCTTAAACCAGTTTATAGTCACAAAACCGGAAGTTTTGAGCCGCCCCAATATATAAAACCCAACAAATTCGTTATTATCGAGGGATTACTTGGTTATTCTACTCGCGCCGCCCGTGACTGTTACGATGTGAAAGTTTACCTCGCTCCTCCAGAGAACCTCCGTGCTAAATGGAAAGTTAAACGCGACACGCAAAAACGCGGCTACACTCCCGAACAAGTTTTAGCAGAACTAGAGAAGCGCGAACCAGATTCAGAACAATTTATTCGTCCCCAAAGACAATGGTCTGATATTGTTGTCAGTTTCTATCCACCTCATGAGGATGGAGATGAAACCAACGGACATCTCAACGTGCGTTTAGTATTGCGTCCTACTATTCCCCACCCAGACTTTACTTCCATTATTAATTTGACTAATGGTAGTTCTGTGTCAGCTATTCGCCTGGGATTGGACAGAGATATGAGTAAACCAGTTGATGTGTTAGAAGTTGACGGTCACGCCACCTTAGAACAGGTAAACAAATTAGAGCATATTCTCTGTTCTGATATGCCTTACTTGAGTAGTGTATGCGATCGCGAAAGTAACCCAGAACTCGGCAAGATTGCTGGGACAACTGGCGAAACACTACAAAGTTACCCCCTTGCCCTGACTCAGTTAATCATCACCTACCATATGCTCAAGGCAACGCAAATTTATCAATAA
- the radC gene encoding RadC family protein encodes MTYCLRIADIPTNERPRERLMTHGPKVLATAELIAILLGTGQGPGKLSAVGLGQYLLQELGKNQRDPLAVLREVTPAELMQIPGIGPAKATSILAAVELGKRTFQFRPLDKTPIDSPVAAVAALSQDLMWQNQERFAVLLLDVKNRLLGTQVITIGTATETLASPREIFREIIRQGATRTIVAHNHPSGNVEPSPEDIELTRQLLAGAQLLGIPLLDHLILGNGNHQSLREITTLWNDYPQGD; translated from the coding sequence ATGACCTACTGCCTGAGAATTGCTGATATACCCACAAATGAGCGTCCCCGTGAACGGTTAATGACCCACGGGCCAAAAGTTTTAGCCACAGCCGAATTAATCGCAATTCTTTTAGGCACTGGTCAAGGGCCTGGCAAACTCTCAGCCGTCGGTTTAGGGCAATATCTGTTGCAGGAGTTGGGTAAAAATCAGCGTGACCCATTGGCAGTTTTGCGAGAAGTTACTCCGGCTGAGTTAATGCAAATACCTGGAATTGGGCCAGCAAAGGCCACAAGTATATTAGCGGCGGTTGAATTGGGTAAACGCACCTTTCAATTCCGTCCCTTAGATAAAACACCAATTGATAGTCCCGTGGCTGCGGTGGCGGCGCTGAGTCAAGATTTGATGTGGCAGAATCAAGAACGCTTTGCCGTATTATTATTAGATGTTAAAAATCGCTTACTGGGAACACAGGTAATTACCATTGGCACAGCTACAGAAACTTTAGCTTCTCCGCGCGAAATTTTTCGAGAAATCATCCGCCAAGGTGCAACACGCACTATCGTTGCCCACAATCACCCTTCAGGTAACGTGGAACCCAGCCCAGAAGATATAGAATTGACGCGCCAATTATTAGCAGGAGCGCAACTTTTAGGGATTCCCTTGTTAGATCATTTGATTTTGGGCAATGGTAATCATCAAAGTTTACGGGAAATTACCACCTTGTGGAACGACTATCCTCAAGGTGATTAA
- a CDS encoding WD40 repeat domain-containing protein: MVRPYLILLFMGVIVLPVNPGQGLRVSAADTVQVIPNPQPIEGFTNPSLLHSLNAHSGRVKSLTFSPDSRTIVSGGAYNDGIIRLWNSTTGKRVGTINKAQKNAVESLVISPDGQTLASSGSDNIINLWNLKNNQFTRSFVGHTASVMSLAVSSDGKVLVSGALDGIRVWDLLQQRPLSTLVRFDNRIDTLAMSSDGQTLASGDTKGVIKLWNLSTGKLIREFTAHSGTVTDITFTPDGQNLISCSSDRTIKVWHIPSEKLSRTLTGHNNWVNAIAINRDGKTLASAGRDGIKLWDLSTGELLNTLIGHSDWVSAIAFSPDGKTLASGGFDGRISIWGNPPVTVRK, translated from the coding sequence ATGGTACGGCCATACTTGATATTACTATTTATGGGGGTTATAGTTCTGCCTGTGAATCCAGGGCAAGGGCTAAGGGTAAGTGCGGCGGATACGGTGCAAGTGATACCAAATCCGCAACCTATAGAAGGATTTACCAATCCCAGCCTCCTACATAGCCTCAACGCCCATTCAGGGAGGGTAAAATCCTTAACTTTTAGCCCAGATAGTCGGACTATTGTCAGTGGAGGGGCTTATAATGATGGCATTATTCGGCTGTGGAACTCAACAACTGGTAAAAGAGTAGGAACTATCAACAAAGCCCAAAAAAATGCGGTGGAGTCTTTAGTGATTTCCCCTGATGGACAAACTTTAGCCAGTTCCGGCAGTGACAATATTATTAATCTGTGGAATCTTAAAAATAATCAATTTACGCGCTCTTTTGTAGGACATACCGCTAGTGTCATGTCCTTAGCTGTATCTTCAGATGGTAAAGTTCTTGTTAGTGGCGCTTTAGATGGGATTCGGGTGTGGGATTTGCTCCAACAACGTCCATTATCTACTTTAGTGCGCTTTGATAATAGAATTGATACCCTGGCAATGAGTTCTGACGGTCAAACTCTAGCTAGCGGCGACACAAAAGGTGTAATTAAACTGTGGAACTTAAGTACAGGTAAATTAATCCGGGAGTTTACAGCCCATTCTGGTACAGTTACGGATATTACCTTCACACCCGATGGACAAAATTTAATTAGTTGCAGTAGCGATCGCACTATTAAAGTTTGGCATATCCCATCCGAAAAACTCAGCCGCACTCTCACAGGTCATAATAATTGGGTAAATGCGATCGCTATTAACCGCGATGGTAAAACTCTGGCTAGTGCTGGTAGAGATGGAATTAAACTCTGGGATTTATCGACGGGTGAGTTATTAAATACACTGATTGGACATAGTGATTGGGTAAGTGCGATCGCTTTTAGTCCAGATGGTAAAACTCTTGCCAGTGGAGGATTTGACGGCAGGATTAGTATTTGGGGTAATCCACCAGTTACAGTTCGTAAGTAA
- a CDS encoding chlorophyll a/b-binding protein → MSQTQPTVTPKLEEPKFGFNEYAERLNGRAAMIGFLLMVVIEYATNQGVLSWLGLK, encoded by the coding sequence ATGTCCCAAACACAGCCAACAGTTACACCCAAGCTAGAAGAGCCAAAATTTGGCTTCAATGAATATGCAGAACGCTTGAATGGTCGCGCTGCAATGATTGGTTTTCTTTTGATGGTAGTCATCGAATATGCCACCAATCAAGGTGTCTTGTCCTGGCTCGGACTTAAGTAA
- the ald gene encoding alanine dehydrogenase: MEIGVPKETKDQEFRVGLSPASVRVLKENGHSIFVQTQAGSGAGFTDDDYRSVGADIVPTAEAVWSRELVVKVKEPLTSEYNFLQKGQILFTYLHLAADRKLTEHLIDCGICAIAYETVEQPGANRLPLLTPMSIIAGRLAVQFGARYLERQQGGRGVLLGGVPGVKPGKVVILGGGVVGTEAARIAVGMGATVQILDVNVERLSYLETLFGSRVELLYSSSAHIEAAVKEADLLVGAVLVLGRRAPILVSRELVKQMHPGSVIVDVAVDQGGCVETLHATSHTNPTYLEEGVVHYGVPNMPGAVPWTATQALNNSTLPYVVQLANQGLKALEVNQVLAKGLNVQNHRLVHPAVQEVFPDLVH, encoded by the coding sequence ATGGAAATCGGCGTTCCTAAAGAAACTAAAGATCAAGAATTTCGTGTGGGGTTAAGTCCTGCTAGCGTGCGGGTGTTGAAGGAAAATGGTCATAGTATATTTGTTCAGACTCAAGCTGGTAGTGGTGCTGGGTTTACAGATGATGATTATCGCAGTGTAGGGGCGGATATTGTCCCAACAGCAGAGGCAGTTTGGAGTCGAGAGTTAGTAGTCAAAGTTAAAGAACCACTGACGAGTGAGTACAACTTTTTACAGAAAGGGCAGATATTGTTTACTTATCTGCATTTAGCAGCCGATCGCAAATTAACAGAGCATTTAATTGATTGTGGCATTTGTGCGATCGCTTACGAAACCGTAGAACAACCAGGCGCTAACAGACTACCACTACTGACCCCCATGAGCATTATTGCCGGTCGGTTAGCAGTACAATTTGGCGCACGCTATTTAGAACGCCAACAAGGTGGTAGAGGTGTACTGCTGGGTGGTGTTCCTGGAGTTAAACCAGGAAAAGTAGTTATTCTCGGTGGCGGTGTAGTTGGTACAGAAGCTGCCAGAATTGCCGTAGGTATGGGTGCAACCGTACAAATATTAGATGTAAATGTTGAACGTTTATCTTATTTAGAAACTTTGTTTGGTTCTAGAGTGGAATTACTTTACAGCAGTTCTGCCCATATCGAAGCCGCAGTTAAAGAAGCAGATTTACTTGTTGGTGCTGTTTTGGTACTAGGACGCAGAGCGCCAATTCTAGTATCTCGTGAATTAGTTAAACAAATGCACCCAGGTTCGGTAATAGTTGATGTGGCTGTAGATCAAGGTGGTTGTGTGGAAACCTTACACGCCACATCCCACACCAACCCAACATACCTTGAAGAGGGCGTAGTACATTACGGCGTTCCCAATATGCCAGGTGCAGTACCTTGGACAGCCACTCAAGCTCTTAACAACAGTACATTGCCTTACGTTGTGCAGTTGGCAAATCAAGGACTCAAAGCGTTGGAAGTGAATCAAGTACTCGCCAAGGGTTTGAATGTGCAGAATCATCGCCTTGTACACCCGGCTGTACAAGAGGTTTTTCCTGATTTAGTCCATTGA
- the phnE gene encoding phosphonate ABC transporter, permease protein PhnE: protein MSYLPLSKLLRRYSWVRSLIILLIAFLIYTWALQGLKVDFALLTSSAPYITDFISRLFPPDFRVIDIAVKALIETVQMSLWGTTIGAIISVPIAVASASNVAPSWLQWLANLLQNAVRSVPSIILGLIFVAATGLGAPAGTLALSIYTIGYLAKFYQQAIEAVQPRSLESLQVIGASRFQIAQYGILPQVLPLSLGYTLWMFEYNIRAASVLGVVGAGGIGFQLKSYIDGFEYNKATTMMLVLLVVVTVIDGFSSQLRRRLESM, encoded by the coding sequence ATGAGTTATTTACCACTTTCCAAACTCCTACGGCGCTACTCTTGGGTCAGATCCCTAATTATCTTATTAATTGCTTTTCTAATTTACACTTGGGCTTTGCAAGGACTAAAAGTTGATTTTGCCCTCTTGACATCCAGCGCCCCTTACATTACTGATTTCATCTCCCGGTTATTTCCTCCTGACTTCAGAGTTATTGATATTGCTGTTAAGGCACTGATAGAAACCGTACAGATGTCGCTTTGGGGGACAACCATCGGTGCTATTATCTCAGTGCCGATCGCCGTCGCTAGCGCTAGTAATGTTGCGCCTAGTTGGCTGCAATGGCTGGCAAATCTGCTGCAAAATGCGGTGCGTTCTGTCCCTTCAATTATTCTGGGGCTAATTTTTGTTGCTGCCACAGGCTTAGGCGCACCCGCAGGCACACTCGCTTTGAGTATATACACTATCGGCTATTTAGCAAAATTTTATCAGCAGGCGATCGAAGCAGTCCAGCCCCGTTCTTTAGAATCTCTGCAAGTTATAGGCGCATCTCGATTCCAAATTGCTCAGTATGGAATTTTACCCCAAGTGTTGCCTCTGAGTTTGGGTTATACCTTATGGATGTTTGAATACAACATCCGCGCCGCTTCTGTCTTGGGTGTCGTGGGTGCAGGTGGGATTGGCTTTCAGTTGAAAAGTTACATTGATGGATTTGAGTACAATAAAGCCACAACTATGATGCTGGTACTGTTGGTAGTTGTGACAGTAATTGATGGTTTCAGCAGCCAGTTACGCCGCCGTCTTGAATCGATGTAA